Proteins from one Hoplias malabaricus isolate fHopMal1 chromosome 2, fHopMal1.hap1, whole genome shotgun sequence genomic window:
- the LOC136686474 gene encoding rho GTPase-activating protein 6-like: protein MGDSVFFDRHISYLGDFTWNSLSGRSVQLKPVAIQSLSELERVRLQEVAYNRLHQDYDLGCQITIPKDGQKRKKSLRRKLDSLAKEKNKDKENAPQAFGISLSQVIANDRTHRQRQEGQRLDPVPREEHKDSSDLVSSILQFATKRPIKELSSSNSSLSSTSETANESTSPNTPEAAPRARRRGGMSVDSITDLDDNQSRLLEALQLSLPAETPSKKEKHRDKRLSLNPIYRQVPRVVDSCCQHLEKYGLQTVGIFRVGSSKKRVRQLREEFDRGVDVQLDEEHSVHDVAALLKEFLRDMPDPLLTKELYTAFINTMLMEPEDQQIATQLLVYLLPPCNSDTLHRLLEFLHTVAQHAQDGYDKDGQEVTGNKMTSINLATIFGPNLLHKQKSSDKEFSVQSSARAEESTAVIAVVQRMIATVEDLFMVSPDLQNEVLMSLLETDPDVVDYLLRRKASQSPDLLNSETTFSLSERRSSSDSNKVSSGEVSPYDNNSPVMSERRGGDGGTGAGGALSTERLYRVPEQYTLVGQVTGCSRDTATNPWSSTKDIVSEEHANIWGAWHSTLKPGFKEQTCTGSYGNMSEGSSRSSQEGIDSHQGDHKQLVRTQPSVGGTDCQQHAPVNRVCSSPLSGKPHLRLNLKPDGQSASSSSEDLPVGSSHSTPSPTIFPKPANRNDPRTPPPPYGHSRPAAPTVSLISAISHAPVASAQQCPQQTGKSVTQNSSSSSSTPGGSLTPLSPEWQDWQRDRWQIWQLLSSENADTLPETLV, encoded by the exons TGGCCATCCAAAGCCTGTCAGAACTTGAGAGAGTGAGGCTGCAGGAGGTGGCCTACAACCGGCTACATCAAGACTATGACCTGGGCTGCCAGATCACTATCCCCAAAG ATGGCCAGAAGAGAAAGAAGTCACTACGGAGGAAGTTGGACTCTTTAGCCAAGGAGAAGAACAAAGATAAAG AGAATGCACCACAAGCCTTTGGCATCTCCCTGTCGCAAGTGATTGCCAACGACAGGACCCACAGGCAGCGTCAGGAGGGTCAGCGGCTGGATCCCGTCCCCCGAGAGGAGCACAAAGACTCCAGTGACCTGGTCTCCTCCATCCTACAGTTCGCTACGAAGCGGCCCATCAAAGAGCTGTCCAGCAGCAACTCCTCACTCAGCTCCACCTCGGAGACAGCTAATGAGTCCACCTCACCCAACACACCAGAGGCAGCCCCCCGTGCACGCAGGAGG GGTGGAATGTCAGTGGACTCCATCACCGACTTAGACGATAACCAGTCTCGTCTGCTGGAGGCCCTGCAGCTGTCTCTGCCGGCTGAGACGCCTAGCAAGAAGGAGAAGCACCGGGACAAGAGGCTGAGTCTGAACCCTATCTACAGACAGGTGCCTCGAGTGGTGGACAGCTGCTGCCAGCACCTTGAGAAGTACG GCCTGCAGACAGTAGGGATCTTCAGAGTGGGCAGCTCCAAGAAAAGAGTGAGACAG CTGCGCGAGGAGTTCGATCGGGGAGTGGACGTGCAGCTGGATGAGGAGCACAGTGTCCATGACGTGGCCGCATTGCTGAAGGAATTCCTGAGGGACATGCCTGACCCACTCCTCACCAAAGAGCTTTACACTGCCTTTATCAACACCATGT TGATGGAACCTGAAGACCAACAGATAGCCACACAGCTGCTTGTGTACCTGCTCCCCCCCTGTAACAGTGACACCCTTCACCGGCTGCTGGAGTTTCTGCACACTGTGGCTCAGCACGCCCAGGACGGATATGACAAAGATGGACAGGAG GTGACAGGAAACAAGATGACGTCGATAAACCTGGCCACCATCTTCGGCCCGAACCTGCTGCACAAACAGAAGAGTTCGGACAAAGAGTTCAGTGTGCAGAGCTCGGCTCGGGCTGAGGAGTCCACCGCCGTCATCGCCGTCGTTCAGAGGATGATCGCCACTGTTGAGGACCTCTTCATG gtgtcTCCTGACCTGCAAAACGAGGTGCTAATGAGTTTGCTGGAGACTGATCCCGACGTGGTGGATTACTTGCTACGACGGAAAGCATCACA GAGTCCAGACTTGTTGAATTCAGAGACCACCTTCTCTCTGAGCGAACGGAGATCATCCAGTGACTCTAACAAGGTGTCAAGCGGGGAAGTCTCTCCGTACGACAATAACTCCCCCGTGATGTcagagaggagagggggagaTGGGGGAACTGGTGCTGGAGGAGCTCTCAGTACCGAGAGACTATACCGTGTCCCAGAACAGTACACACTGGTGGGCCAAGTCACAGGATGCTCCAGAGACACAGCCACGAACCCGTGGTCCTCAACAAAGG ACATTGTATCAGAGGAACATGCCAACATCTGGGGTGCATGGCATTCAACGCTGAAGCCTGGGTTTAAAGAACAAACGTGTACAG GTTCCTATGGCAACATGTCCGAGGGGAGTTCCCGCAGCTCGCAGGAGGGAATCGACAGTCATCAAGGCGACCACAAGCAGCTTGTGAGGACACAGCCCTCTGTGGGTGGGACAGACTGTCAGCAGCATGCTCCGGTCAACCGCGTGTGTAGCAGCCCTCTGTCTGGTAAGCCACATCTCCGTCTGAACCTCAAACCCGACGGCCAGTCGGCTTCCAGCAGCTCGGAGGACCTTCCAGTGGGGAGCAGCCACAGCACGCCTAGCCCTACAATCTTCCCCAAACCAGCCAATAGAAATGATCCCCGCACACCTCCACCACCTTACGGACACTCGAGGCCCGCTGCTCCCACTGTTTCTTTAATTTCTGCCATTTCTCATGCCCCTGTGGCCTCAGCTCAGCAGTGCCCCCAACAAACGGGAAAATCCGTCACTCagaactcctcctcctcctcctccacaccAGGGGGCTCTCTAACTCCCCTCAGCCCAGAGTGGCAGGACTGGCAAAGAGACAGGTGGCAAATCTGGCAGCTCCTGTCTTCAGAAAATGCGGACACACTGCCTGAGACTCTGGTCTGA